A genomic stretch from Spiroplasma endosymbiont of Clivina fossor includes:
- a CDS encoding transposase family protein: MKFKKNNQISDKNFLRLTGIKHTTFNKMLEILKIEELKKRFRRGRTNKLSLENRILMTLEYWREYRTYFHIAKSYDISESSCYRNIKWIEDTLIKHPNFQQLTGQKSLLKDYFKDKTVIIDVTESQIQRPKKDKNSTTQEKRKNTQ; encoded by the coding sequence ATGAAATTTAAAAAAAATAATCAAATAAGTGATAAAAATTTTTTAAGATTAACTGGTATTAAACATACTACTTTTAATAAAATGCTAGAAATTTTAAAAATAGAAGAATTAAAAAAGAGATTTCGTCGCGGAAGAACCAATAAATTATCATTAGAAAATCGTATTTTAATGACTTTAGAATATTGAAGAGAATATAGAACTTATTTTCATATTGCAAAAAGTTATGATATTAGTGAAAGTAGTTGTTATAGAAATATCAAATGAATTGAAGACACTTTAATAAAACACCCTAATTTTCAACAACTTACTGGTCAAAAATCACTATTAAAAGATTATTTCAAAGATAAGACTGTTATAATTGATGTAACTGAAAGCCAAATCCAACGCCCAAAAAAAGACAAAAACAGCACTACTCAGGAAAAAAGAAAAAACACACAATAA
- a CDS encoding GTPase, producing the protein MQYIAFNKLKDWVRKQITLIGLEPIDIILVSSTKNYFIDEFVEFLKKQQTDIYWIGKTNVGKSSLINKVLSLQQQFPRKLPLISYFPNTTMNLIAIAYRDYLYFYDTPGFANSNELNYYLNNNAYRNLNFESKIKSKTYQLEYGQTITIVGLFQFSFIEGLATSFHFYGSNKLVLHRSKIENCSRIWKQQILLLKPNTKMVEHQIKISKDNEEKIGIQIYGYGWISFKARKQQLRLLLPENYDYQIIKPIV; encoded by the coding sequence ATGCAATATATTGCTTTTAATAAACTTAAAGATTGAGTTAGAAAACAAATAACATTAATTGGACTAGAACCAATTGATATTATTCTTGTTAGTAGTACAAAAAATTATTTTATTGATGAATTTGTTGAATTTTTAAAAAAACAACAAACTGATATTTATTGAATTGGAAAAACTAATGTTGGTAAAAGCTCATTAATTAATAAGGTATTATCATTACAACAACAGTTTCCTCGTAAATTACCATTAATAAGTTATTTTCCTAATACAACAATGAATCTAATTGCTATTGCTTATCGTGACTACTTATATTTTTATGATACTCCAGGATTTGCTAATAGCAATGAATTAAATTATTATTTAAATAATAATGCTTATCGTAATTTAAATTTTGAATCAAAAATTAAAAGTAAAACTTATCAGTTAGAATATGGACAAACAATAACTATTGTGGGATTATTTCAATTTTCGTTTATTGAAGGGTTAGCAACATCATTTCATTTTTATGGTTCTAATAAATTAGTTTTACATCGTAGTAAAATTGAAAATTGTTCGCGAATTTGAAAGCAACAAATTTTACTTTTAAAACCAAATACTAAAATGGTTGAACATCAAATTAAAATTTCTAAAGATAATGAAGAAAAAATTGGCATTCAAATTTATGGTTATGGATGAATTTCATTTAAAGCTCGAAAGCAACAATTGAGGTTGCTGTTACCAGAAAATTATGATTATCAAATTATTAAACCAATAGTATAA
- a CDS encoding deoxyribonuclease IV: protein MKNKLILGCHVSMKSPDYLVGALNEAISYGANAMMFYTGAPQNTRRKPLDQLKIDEFKRGLENHNLDINNVIIHAPYIINLANSINPNTYMLAKEFLKTEINRSLAIDAKYIVLHPGSSVGADASIGLQYIIDGLNEVLEPNQNIKIALETMSGKGSELGINFLQLQTIIRGVKYSHLVGVCWDTCHLNDAGYDLVNNLEQVIEEFDKIIGLDKLFVIHLNDSKNIKGSHKDRHENIGYGNLGFDSLCSILYHPKFVNIIKILETPWNNSEPPYKEEIIMLKNKQFNNFLNR from the coding sequence ATGAAAAATAAATTAATATTAGGTTGTCATGTATCAATGAAAAGTCCCGATTATCTAGTAGGAGCATTAAATGAGGCTATTAGTTATGGAGCTAATGCCATGATGTTTTATACGGGAGCCCCTCAAAATACAAGAAGAAAACCCTTAGACCAGTTAAAAATTGATGAATTTAAACGAGGATTAGAAAACCATAATTTAGATATTAATAATGTTATTATTCATGCACCCTATATTATTAATTTAGCTAATAGTATTAATCCTAATACTTATATGCTAGCTAAGGAGTTTTTAAAAACAGAAATCAATCGTTCTTTAGCAATTGATGCTAAATATATCGTATTGCATCCTGGAAGTAGTGTTGGTGCTGATGCTAGTATTGGTTTACAATATATTATTGATGGGTTAAATGAAGTATTGGAACCTAATCAAAATATTAAAATTGCTTTAGAAACAATGTCAGGTAAAGGTAGTGAATTAGGAATTAATTTTTTGCAATTACAAACAATTATTCGGGGAGTTAAATACTCACATTTAGTTGGTGTTTGTTGGGATACTTGTCATTTGAATGATGCGGGTTATGATTTAGTTAATAATTTAGAACAAGTTATTGAAGAATTTGATAAGATAATTGGTTTGGATAAATTATTTGTTATTCATCTTAATGATTCTAAAAATATTAAAGGTTCCCATAAAGACCGCCATGAGAATATTGGTTATGGTAATTTAGGGTTTGATAGTTTGTGTAGTATTCTTTATCATCCTAAATTTGTTAATATAATTAAAATTTTAGAAACTCCTTGAAATAATTCTGAACCACCATATAAGGAAGAAATTATAATGCTTAAAAATAAACAATTTAATAATTTTTTAAATCGTTAA
- a CDS encoding IS1/IS1595 family N-terminal zinc-binding domain-containing protein produces the protein MEKIIQELVNTLTDDQFLEFYEKVKQQAELIKKQKRLNEIDQKFRAQGIKCPKCESYHCVKNGHNSEGKQKYLCKNCRASFDAFRNHFIYWSHLNYEQWNLLIQISLLGQSSKTISRFIKTTLKTAWYNRQKLMKSKQLENTQLKFKKLSGKIQIDETFIKEIHKGNFKYKTDPRRIHLDPFATNTKCCIQMAIDNNNNIYVKSTNTKRLQKQ, from the coding sequence ATGGAAAAAATAATTCAAGAACTAGTAAATACTTTAACAGATGATCAATTTTTAGAATTTTATGAAAAAGTCAAACAACAAGCAGAATTAATAAAAAAACAAAAACGTTTAAATGAAATTGATCAAAAATTTAGAGCGCAAGGTATTAAATGCCCTAAATGTGAATCTTACCATTGCGTTAAAAATGGACATAATTCAGAAGGAAAACAAAAATATTTATGTAAAAATTGCCGTGCAAGTTTTGACGCTTTTCGTAATCATTTTATTTATTGAAGTCATTTAAATTATGAACAATGAAATTTATTGATTCAAATTTCATTGCTGGGGCAATCTAGTAAAACAATTTCTCGTTTTATTAAAACTACATTAAAAACTGCTTGATATAATCGTCAAAAATTAATGAAATCAAAACAATTAGAAAATACCCAATTAAAATTTAAAAAATTATCTGGTAAAATCCAAATCGATGAAACATTTATTAAAGAAATCCACAAAGGAAATTTCAAATATAAAACTGATCCACGAAGAATTCACCTTGACCCATTCGCAACTAATACTAAATGCTGTATTCAAATGGCAATTGATAATAATAACAATATTTATGTTAAATCCACAAACACCAAACGTTTACAAAAACAATAG
- a CDS encoding transposase family protein gives MKTQVIIEKDSKKIISSDFSYGKNHDFKILKDSKIKFLPETTVLVDLGYQGIQKINHNVLIPKRKSKKNPLNKEEKQNNERISKMRIVIENVFAILKKFKIISEKYRNRRKRFALRFNLIASIYNLQLLV, from the coding sequence ATAAAAACACAAGTTATAATTGAAAAAGATAGTAAAAAAATTATTAGTTCTGATTTTTCTTATGGTAAAAACCATGACTTTAAAATTTTAAAAGATTCAAAAATTAAATTTTTACCAGAAACAACTGTTTTAGTGGATTTAGGTTATCAAGGCATACAAAAAATTAATCATAATGTTTTAATTCCTAAAAGAAAATCAAAGAAAAACCCTTTAAATAAAGAAGAAAAGCAAAATAATGAGCGAATTTCAAAAATGAGAATTGTTATTGAAAATGTTTTTGCTATACTTAAAAAATTTAAAATTATTAGTGAAAAATATCGAAATCGTAGAAAAAGATTTGCTTTAAGATTTAATTTAATAGCTTCAATTTATAATTTACAACTATTAGTTTAA
- a CDS encoding DEAD/DEAH box helicase yields the protein MRFQDIGLSNEVLATIDSLKFVAPTNIQKKMLPLMVKGQNVIVSANTGTGKTVGYLLAILSKINPTINKTQAIIIVPTRELAVQIYNVSQKFMKNNPNLKIANLIGGQDLEQQKQKFSTNYPHLVIGTPTRLKRMIDEQALALTTSKMVVLDEVDMVFDLDFVNEVDFLLSKLASNTQFMVFSATINNELQNFLKKYLKNATIFDLSDYKIQTNIEDFLVKTRYRNRIEILKNLLTTVDPFLCLIFVNKKEDVDQVLDLLQEQNIKVGQIHSSLKSRERIKMLKRINNLEFKFVVCSDIASRGIDLPGVSHVISLNLPYDLTYYFHRAGRTGRGKYHGYSYLFYDSSDEEGIAYLTKKGINFTLWNEKVKKPTKKVIKNIPQASVNDLQKVISKYHSQPIKPGYKKQRKEEVKKVIQKHRKKSFKK from the coding sequence ATGAGATTTCAAGATATTGGTTTAAGTAATGAAGTGTTAGCAACAATTGATTCATTAAAATTTGTTGCTCCAACAAATATTCAAAAGAAGATGTTGCCTTTAATGGTTAAGGGACAAAATGTTATTGTTAGTGCTAATACAGGAACTGGGAAAACTGTTGGTTATTTATTAGCAATTTTAAGTAAAATTAATCCAACTATTAACAAGACACAAGCAATTATAATTGTACCAACAAGAGAATTAGCGGTGCAAATATATAATGTTAGTCAAAAATTTATGAAAAATAATCCTAATTTAAAAATTGCTAATTTAATTGGTGGTCAAGATTTAGAGCAACAAAAGCAAAAGTTTAGTACTAATTATCCGCATTTAGTTATTGGAACACCAACAAGATTAAAGCGAATGATTGATGAACAAGCATTAGCTTTAACTACTAGTAAGATGGTTGTTTTGGATGAAGTAGATATGGTTTTTGATTTAGATTTTGTTAATGAAGTAGATTTTTTATTATCGAAACTTGCTTCAAATACACAATTTATGGTATTCTCAGCAACTATTAATAATGAATTACAAAATTTTTTAAAGAAATATTTAAAAAATGCAACAATTTTTGATTTAAGTGATTATAAAATTCAAACAAATATTGAAGATTTTTTAGTTAAAACCCGATATCGTAATCGGATTGAAATTTTGAAAAATCTTTTAACAACCGTTGATCCATTTTTATGTTTAATTTTTGTTAATAAAAAAGAAGATGTGGACCAAGTTCTTGATTTGTTACAAGAACAAAATATTAAAGTCGGACAAATTCATAGTAGTTTAAAATCGCGTGAACGCATTAAAATGCTAAAACGAATTAATAATCTTGAATTTAAATTTGTTGTTTGCTCTGATATTGCTTCAAGAGGTATTGATTTACCAGGAGTTTCACATGTTATTTCATTAAATTTACCGTATGATTTAACATATTATTTTCATCGTGCAGGAAGAACAGGTAGAGGAAAATATCATGGATATTCTTACTTATTTTATGATTCGTCAGATGAAGAAGGAATTGCATATTTAACTAAAAAGGGAATTAATTTTACATTATGAAATGAAAAAGTTAAGAAGCCAACAAAGAAGGTTATTAAAAATATTCCCCAAGCATCAGTAAATGATTTACAAAAAGTTATCTCAAAGTATCATTCTCAACCAATTAAACCAGGTTATAAAAAACAAAGAAAAGAAGAAGTTAAAAAAGTTATTCAAAAACATCGTAAGAAAAGTTTTAAGAAGTAA